Proteins encoded by one window of Syntrophorhabdaceae bacterium:
- a CDS encoding rhodanese-like domain-containing protein — MLSLKKLAFILVVMIAMTPYAARICKASHEEIPRITIEELKRLIDSGTDVVIIDAQVKSLYNRGHIRKAINLPWKTRVTLTDVENIPPDKLVVVYCDCGPGESDSSDIAAQLSSLGYFDVKVLADPSIRGWIEAGYPVEK, encoded by the coding sequence GTGTTATCACTAAAAAAGCTCGCATTCATTCTGGTTGTCATGATAGCTATGACGCCTTACGCAGCTAGGATATGTAAAGCAAGCCACGAAGAGATTCCGCGCATTACCATCGAGGAACTTAAACGCCTTATCGACTCCGGAACTGACGTGGTGATAATTGATGCCCAGGTAAAGAGTCTCTACAATAGAGGGCATATCAGGAAGGCGATAAATCTTCCCTGGAAGACAAGAGTCACGCTCACCGACGTCGAGAATATTCCGCCGGACAAACTCGTCGTGGTCTATTGCGATTGCGGACCAGGCGAATCGGACAGTTCCGATATAGCCGCTCAGCTATCTTCCCTCGGATATTTCGACGTCAAGGTGTTGGCGGATCCCTCCATACGGGGCTGGATTGAGGCAGGTTATCCCGTAGAGAAATAG
- a CDS encoding UGSC family (seleno)protein translates to MSGAIRLEKLGKPVVYIVADNFSHDAELSAEDNGMPTLRRVAVPGEEFFQRRISRDQIKPVANSAVQVLIAGLTRPLTREELNPKPKKTAMDRIIKITAENYGAALEKFNALFLANHWGSGLPLIPPTPERVKWMLSGTSRSKDEVVGIVAPKNGKATVEKIAINAVMAGAKPEYLPVIIAAMEGFTAKDYDLVHVLTSSGSFFPAVIVHGPIAKEIGMNSGTGLIGHGFRANNTIGHALRLSLLNIGHLWPGENDMALIGRVSSHTFFTFAENEQFSPWEPYHVSIGFKKDESAVTVSTVGGYTATTGMTVYGGGAVAVWSADSILDAIVADISHDRRIFTLFKRGQAIPSAHPSKHILVLAPEFARELNRRGYTRASLQKYLYEKTSIPFEELTAQEVKAVRDRIEGSKARDMLHYDIMPTDRIPAYEEVLKPGGKVPVVIAPRDITILVSGGIPAYTFGMSYFRVSQETKLVHGATLTKSGR, encoded by the coding sequence GTGTCCGGTGCCATCAGGTTAGAGAAGCTTGGAAAACCGGTTGTCTATATCGTAGCAGACAATTTTTCCCATGATGCCGAACTATCCGCTGAAGATAATGGAATGCCCACACTTCGAAGGGTGGCGGTGCCGGGAGAAGAATTCTTTCAGCGGCGGATAAGCCGTGATCAGATAAAGCCTGTCGCAAATAGCGCGGTACAGGTCCTCATCGCGGGCTTGACCCGTCCGCTCACCAGAGAGGAACTGAATCCCAAACCAAAAAAGACCGCCATGGACAGGATAATCAAGATCACGGCGGAAAATTACGGAGCAGCCCTGGAGAAATTCAACGCCCTCTTCCTGGCCAATCATTGGGGCAGCGGGCTTCCGCTTATCCCGCCGACGCCAGAGCGGGTCAAATGGATGCTCTCCGGTACAAGCCGGTCTAAAGACGAGGTGGTCGGCATCGTCGCTCCGAAGAACGGTAAAGCGACCGTAGAGAAGATCGCAATCAACGCAGTAATGGCTGGGGCCAAACCCGAGTATCTGCCCGTGATCATAGCGGCTATGGAAGGTTTTACCGCCAAAGATTACGACCTTGTGCACGTGCTCACCTCCTCGGGCTCCTTTTTTCCTGCCGTCATCGTACACGGGCCCATAGCTAAAGAGATCGGCATGAATTCAGGAACCGGCCTCATTGGCCACGGATTCAGGGCAAACAACACCATCGGTCATGCCCTTCGTTTGAGTCTTTTAAATATCGGTCATCTCTGGCCCGGGGAGAACGATATGGCGCTCATAGGGCGCGTTTCCTCCCACACATTTTTCACCTTTGCCGAAAATGAACAGTTCAGTCCCTGGGAACCCTACCATGTGAGCATCGGTTTCAAGAAGGACGAGAGCGCGGTCACCGTTTCGACCGTGGGCGGATACACGGCAACAACCGGTATGACCGTGTACGGAGGAGGAGCTGTGGCGGTCTGGAGCGCCGATTCAATCCTCGATGCGATCGTCGCCGATATAAGCCACGATCGGCGCATATTCACCCTGTTCAAGCGAGGGCAGGCAATACCGTCCGCGCACCCGTCCAAACACATCCTGGTGCTTGCGCCTGAGTTTGCCAGAGAACTGAACAGAAGAGGTTACACCAGGGCAAGTCTGCAGAAATATCTCTACGAAAAAACGAGCATACCGTTCGAAGAGTTGACCGCACAGGAAGTAAAGGCGGTTAGGGACAGGATCGAAGGCAGCAAGGCCCGCGACATGCTGCACTACGATATTATGCCTACTGACAGGATACCTGCCTATGAAGAAGTATTGAAGCCTGGCGGAAAGGTTCCGGTCGTTATCGCCCCCAGGGATATCACAATCCTTGTATCGGGCGGCATACCGGCTTATACGTTCGGCATGTCCTATTTCAGGGTTTCGCAGGAGACGAAACTCGTGCACGGCGCCACACTCACGAAAAGCGGGCGTTGA
- a CDS encoding cytochrome c family protein has protein sequence MFSYPAVMALLIFCCVRIGQESPAYAQDASGNYVGFKACSSCHQTLTEGWLTTRHARTFESLKKSSQENLPGCVKCHVTGYGEDGGFIDYDLTPEMAGVQCEQCHGAGRKHVETGGEVGLPVRSMGQAACRRCHTPGQDANFDYQKKVRSVHGSQVLNK, from the coding sequence ATGTTCTCCTATCCCGCGGTTATGGCCTTGCTGATCTTCTGTTGTGTGCGTATCGGACAAGAAAGTCCCGCGTATGCCCAGGATGCCTCAGGAAATTACGTGGGCTTTAAGGCCTGTTCCTCATGCCATCAAACCCTCACAGAAGGCTGGCTCACCACAAGGCACGCCAGGACATTCGAGAGTCTCAAGAAATCCTCCCAGGAGAATCTGCCCGGGTGCGTGAAATGCCATGTAACGGGCTACGGGGAGGACGGCGGATTTATCGATTACGATCTCACCCCTGAGATGGCCGGTGTCCAATGCGAGCAGTGCCACGGCGCAGGGCGTAAACACGTCGAAACGGGCGGGGAAGTGGGGCTTCCGGTCCGCTCAATGGGACAAGCCGCTTGCAGAAGATGCCATACGCCTGGTCAGGATGCAAACTTCGACTACCAAAAAAAGGTCCGGTCTGTTCACGGGTCTCAAGTCCTGAATAAATGA